From a single Diachasmimorpha longicaudata isolate KC_UGA_2023 chromosome 15, iyDiaLong2, whole genome shotgun sequence genomic region:
- the LOC135169706 gene encoding RNA-binding protein MEX3B isoform X2, which yields MPTSLFSDMDRSVCNAGAGSIEEQRALQLAFELSMLSIEGTQGCGGAGGGAGNVTNSDPSDPLQSTPTNVFEEARSKKSQNMTECVPVPSSEHVAEIVGRQGCKIKALRAKTNTYIKTPVRGEEPVFVVTGRKEDVARAKREILSAAEHFSQIRASRKSSLGALLGTPPGPPASVPGHVTIQVRVPYRVVGLVVGPKGATIKRIQHQTHTYIVTPSRDKEPVFEVTGLPESVEAAKREIEAHIALRTGTTAGPGMVGEEVDLLGALCRGGLGSILGSLDPPGSNGSNGSSSGAFSSSGSCSSSSSSSGAPGLNDLVAIWGAGLERDEGLGESPSFESQPASASSIWSFPGVALPSRPSPPASASPASPTDSLLGSGSAGGRRECVVCGDKEVGIDEVCDLSVKAD from the exons ATGCCGACCAGTTTGTTCAGCGATATGGATCGCAGTGTTTGTAACGCTGGGGCTGGCTCCATCGAGGAGCAGCGGGCTCTTCAGCTTGCCTTTGAGCTTTCCATGTTGAGTATCGAGGGTACACAGGGCTGTGGAGGAGCCGGTGGTGGTGCTGGTAATGTCACTAATTCAGATCCAAGTGATCCACTACAGTCGACACCAACGAATGTCTTCGAGGAGGCTAGATCCAAGAAGAGTCAGAATATGACTGAGTGCGTTCCTGTACCAAGCAGCGAACACGTGGCTGAGATCGTGGGACGACAGG GTTGCAAGATAAAGGCACTCCGTGCAAAAACAAATACCTACATAAAGACACCAGTTCGTGGTGAGGAGCCGGTATTCGTTGTGACTGGTAGAAAAGAGGATGTTGCACGTGCTAAACGTGAAATATTATCAGCTGCTGAGCATTTTTCCCAGATACGTGCATCACGAAAGAGTTCACTTGGTGCATTACTTGGTACACCACCAGGTCCACCAGCATCAGTACCAGGTCACGTGACAATTCAGGTACGAGTGCCATACAGAGTTGTTGGTCTTGTTGTTGGCCCAAAGGGTGCGACAATAAAAAGAATTCAGCATCAGACACACACGTATATTGTCACACCATCACGCGATAAGGAGCCTGTTTTTGAAGTTACTGGATTACCAGAGAGTGTTGAGGCAGCTAAACGTGAAATTGAAGCGCACATTGCATTGAGAACAGGTACAACAGCTGGACCTGGTATGGTTGGGGAGGAGGTTGATTTATTGGGTGCACTTTGTCGTGGTGGATTGGGATCAATTCTTGGTAGTCTTGATCCACCAGGATCAAATGGTTCAAATGGCTCGAGCAGTGGTGCATTCTCGAGTAGTGGTAGTTGCAGCAGTTCATCAAGTAGCTCAGGTGCACCAGGACTCAACGATCTTGTTGCTATCTGGGGGGCTGGATTAGAACGCGATGAGGGATTGGGTGAATCACCATCATTTGAATCACAACCAGCATCAGCATCATCAATATGGTCATTTCCTGGTGTTGCATTGCCATCGAGACCGTCACCACCAGCATCAGCTAGTCCAGCAAGTCCAACCGATTCACTACTAGGCAGTGGTAGCGCTGGTGGTAGACGTGAGTGTGTCGTTTGTGGAGATAAGGAG gtCGGAATAGATGAAGTGTGTGATTTGAGTGTGAAAgctgattaa
- the LOC135169706 gene encoding RNA-binding protein MEX3B isoform X1, with product MPTSLFSDMDRSVCNAGAGSIEEQRALQLAFELSMLSIEGTQGCGGAGGGAGNVTNSDPSDPLQSTPTNVFEEARSKKSQNMTECVPVPSSEHVAEIVGRQGCKIKALRAKTNTYIKTPVRGEEPVFVVTGRKEDVARAKREILSAAEHFSQIRASRKSSLGALLGTPPGPPASVPGHVTIQVRVPYRVVGLVVGPKGATIKRIQHQTHTYIVTPSRDKEPVFEVTGLPESVEAAKREIEAHIALRTGTTAGPGMVGEEVDLLGALCRGGLGSILGSLDPPGSNGSNGSSSGAFSSSGSCSSSSSSSGAPGLNDLVAIWGAGLERDEGLGESPSFESQPASASSIWSFPGVALPSRPSPPASASPASPTDSLLGSGSAGGRRECVVCGDKEVTAALVPCGHNLFCLDCGNRVCDSSDPSCPVCSRPVLQALRILS from the exons ATGCCGACCAGTTTGTTCAGCGATATGGATCGCAGTGTTTGTAACGCTGGGGCTGGCTCCATCGAGGAGCAGCGGGCTCTTCAGCTTGCCTTTGAGCTTTCCATGTTGAGTATCGAGGGTACACAGGGCTGTGGAGGAGCCGGTGGTGGTGCTGGTAATGTCACTAATTCAGATCCAAGTGATCCACTACAGTCGACACCAACGAATGTCTTCGAGGAGGCTAGATCCAAGAAGAGTCAGAATATGACTGAGTGCGTTCCTGTACCAAGCAGCGAACACGTGGCTGAGATCGTGGGACGACAGG GTTGCAAGATAAAGGCACTCCGTGCAAAAACAAATACCTACATAAAGACACCAGTTCGTGGTGAGGAGCCGGTATTCGTTGTGACTGGTAGAAAAGAGGATGTTGCACGTGCTAAACGTGAAATATTATCAGCTGCTGAGCATTTTTCCCAGATACGTGCATCACGAAAGAGTTCACTTGGTGCATTACTTGGTACACCACCAGGTCCACCAGCATCAGTACCAGGTCACGTGACAATTCAGGTACGAGTGCCATACAGAGTTGTTGGTCTTGTTGTTGGCCCAAAGGGTGCGACAATAAAAAGAATTCAGCATCAGACACACACGTATATTGTCACACCATCACGCGATAAGGAGCCTGTTTTTGAAGTTACTGGATTACCAGAGAGTGTTGAGGCAGCTAAACGTGAAATTGAAGCGCACATTGCATTGAGAACAGGTACAACAGCTGGACCTGGTATGGTTGGGGAGGAGGTTGATTTATTGGGTGCACTTTGTCGTGGTGGATTGGGATCAATTCTTGGTAGTCTTGATCCACCAGGATCAAATGGTTCAAATGGCTCGAGCAGTGGTGCATTCTCGAGTAGTGGTAGTTGCAGCAGTTCATCAAGTAGCTCAGGTGCACCAGGACTCAACGATCTTGTTGCTATCTGGGGGGCTGGATTAGAACGCGATGAGGGATTGGGTGAATCACCATCATTTGAATCACAACCAGCATCAGCATCATCAATATGGTCATTTCCTGGTGTTGCATTGCCATCGAGACCGTCACCACCAGCATCAGCTAGTCCAGCAAGTCCAACCGATTCACTACTAGGCAGTGGTAGCGCTGGTGGTAGACGTGAGTGTGTCGTTTGTGGAGATAAGGAGGTAACAGCGGCACTTGTACCATGTGGACACAATCTATTCTGTCTTGATTGTGGTAATCGAGTTTGCGATAGCTCAGATCCAAGTTGTCCAGTGTGCTCTAGGCCTGTACTACAGGCACTGCGAATTCTCTCTTAA